A genomic window from Spiroplasma helicoides includes:
- a CDS encoding transcription antitermination factor NusB, which produces MQSSRNAALNILFEVFENNQFSNKLLNKLKQKSLFKEQDVNFIYKLVYGTIQYKIYLEYVVNKLIDPKKTNKKIQILLWMNFYQIKFLNNPIYSVTNESVEITKKIDKSLSGLVNVVTKKLENQDLWEVDIKNKKNIAPLKNGFPYWLFEKISKDFSSEIALKVVESSNNTNEISFRINTKKISIKEFKDKFLNKLDCKKSTIANNCYVSKSNSFLFELVNDGFIYIQDETSVRAVELLEVKPESKILDMCCAPGGKLSFLAALVESNNFIDGYEINSSKKNIIKQNLKVLDINNVNLYFKDARLVKEHYDCILLDAPCSGYGLIKKKPEIKLKKYSDLEMQKMYQVQKELLMTAIDNLNDGGTILYSTCTINKNENQDLINEVIKKTKMKLILEEQYFGFEGNNNGFYIAKLKKEF; this is translated from the coding sequence ATGCAGAGTTCTAGAAATGCAGCGTTAAATATTTTGTTTGAAGTATTTGAAAATAATCAGTTTTCAAATAAATTATTGAATAAATTAAAACAAAAAAGTTTATTTAAAGAGCAAGATGTTAATTTTATTTACAAACTAGTTTATGGAACAATTCAATACAAAATTTATTTAGAATATGTTGTTAATAAATTGATTGATCCAAAAAAAACAAACAAAAAAATTCAAATATTATTATGAATGAATTTTTATCAAATTAAGTTTCTTAATAATCCGATATATTCGGTTACAAATGAATCTGTTGAAATAACTAAAAAAATCGATAAAAGTTTAAGCGGTCTTGTGAATGTTGTAACAAAAAAATTAGAAAATCAAGATTTATGAGAAGTAGACATAAAAAACAAAAAAAATATAGCTCCATTAAAAAACGGTTTTCCATATTGGTTATTTGAAAAAATAAGTAAAGATTTTTCAAGTGAAATTGCTCTCAAGGTAGTGGAATCTTCAAATAATACAAATGAAATTTCTTTTAGAATAAATACAAAAAAAATTAGTATAAAAGAATTTAAAGATAAGTTTTTAAATAAATTAGATTGCAAAAAATCAACAATTGCAAATAATTGTTATGTATCTAAAAGCAATAGTTTTTTGTTTGAACTAGTTAACGATGGTTTTATTTATATTCAAGATGAAACTAGTGTAAGAGCGGTTGAATTATTGGAAGTAAAACCAGAATCTAAAATTCTTGATATGTGTTGTGCTCCTGGTGGAAAACTTTCTTTTTTAGCAGCGTTAGTTGAATCGAATAATTTTATTGATGGCTATGAAATCAATAGTTCAAAAAAGAATATCATAAAACAAAATTTAAAAGTTTTAGATATTAATAATGTAAACTTATATTTTAAAGACGCAAGACTTGTAAAAGAACATTATGACTGCATATTATTAGATGCCCCTTGTTCTGGTTATGGACTAATCAAAAAAAAGCCAGAAATAAAGTTGAAAAAATATAGTGATTTAGAAATGCAAAAAATGTACCAAGTTCAAAAAGAATTGTTGATGACTGCTATTGATAATTTAAATGATGGTGGAACTATTCTATATAGCACCTGCACAATTAATAAAAATGAAAACCAAGATTTGATAAATGAAGTCATTAAAAAAACAAAAATGAAGTTGATTTTAGAGGAGCAATACTTTGGTTTTGAAGGTAATAATAACGGATTTTATATCGCAAAATTAAAAAAAGAATTTTAG
- the rsgA gene encoding ribosome small subunit-dependent GTPase A has protein sequence MKKGIILKVLSEYAYVYFENRLYECKTQGKVRHKNLIPVTGDYVHFEILDEKNLKGTVNEILPRKNELYRPRISNVDQVVIITSVKEPDFNSYTLNKYLAFIEFINIKPILAFTKVDLLDKNSLVWQVANDYRNIGYDVYLINNMIETDNEWKKFIDNLNDKVSVFTGQTGAGKSTTLNHIIPTAFEKTQQISKALNRGKHTTTKNELFIYKKGLIGDTPGFSSFELKEIDKYELAHSYKFFEKNITKCKFNDCIHLEETPGCEIVKLVANKQFPEFIYNDYIKMQDKLVNNERKKKY, from the coding sequence ATGAAAAAAGGGATTATATTAAAAGTTTTAAGTGAGTATGCATATGTATATTTTGAGAATAGGTTATATGAATGTAAAACGCAAGGAAAAGTAAGGCACAAGAATTTAATACCAGTTACTGGAGACTATGTACATTTTGAAATTTTAGATGAAAAAAATCTTAAAGGAACAGTCAACGAAATATTACCAAGAAAAAATGAGTTATATAGACCAAGAATCTCAAATGTTGATCAAGTGGTTATTATAACTTCTGTAAAAGAACCTGATTTTAATTCATATACATTAAATAAATATCTTGCTTTTATAGAGTTTATAAATATAAAGCCTATTTTAGCTTTCACAAAAGTGGATTTATTGGATAAAAATAGTCTTGTTTGACAAGTGGCAAATGATTATAGAAATATTGGTTATGATGTTTATTTAATAAATAATATGATTGAAACAGATAATGAGTGAAAAAAATTTATTGATAATTTGAATGACAAGGTTTCAGTTTTTACTGGACAAACCGGGGCAGGGAAGTCAACAACTTTAAACCATATAATTCCAACCGCTTTTGAAAAAACACAGCAGATATCAAAAGCTTTGAATAGAGGTAAACATACAACAACAAAAAATGAACTATTCATTTATAAAAAGGGACTTATCGGTGACACTCCTGGATTTTCATCATTTGAACTAAAAGAAATTGATAAATATGAATTAGCGCATAGCTATAAGTTTTTTGAAAAAAATATAACTAAGTGTAAATTTAATGACTGTATACATTTAGAAGAAACACCAGGGTGTGAAATTGTTAAACTCGTTGCAAATAAGCAATTTCCAGAGTTTATTTATAATGATTATATAAAAATGCAAGATAAACTTGTCAATAATGAAAGAAAGAAGAAATACTAA
- a CDS encoding thiamine diphosphokinase encodes MKTKFLIVTCETNLDLNYYKNEYHFIGVERGCLDLIKKNIDIDYAISDFDQVTEEELEKIKNNSRNFIKLNPEKDYLDGKEAIQKAYELGATEVVMVANPTKRMDMNFSVIEFCYKDRVKIINESSVMFCLQAGKNVIEFDQYQDYTYITLFPVHQTKLTIKGLQYEQKNLMLLPYSTRAYSNCFVPYNDGIIESDKLILIIFTK; translated from the coding sequence TTGAAAACTAAATTTCTAATTGTCACATGTGAAACAAATTTAGACTTAAACTATTATAAAAATGAATATCATTTTATTGGTGTGGAACGAGGTTGTTTGGACTTAATTAAAAAAAATATTGATATTGATTATGCTATCTCAGATTTCGATCAAGTAACCGAAGAAGAGTTAGAAAAGATAAAAAATAATAGTCGTAATTTTATAAAACTAAATCCAGAAAAAGACTATTTAGATGGAAAAGAAGCTATTCAAAAAGCATATGAATTAGGAGCAACAGAAGTGGTTATGGTTGCTAATCCAACAAAAAGAATGGATATGAATTTTAGTGTTATAGAGTTTTGTTATAAAGATAGAGTAAAAATTATAAATGAAAGTTCTGTTATGTTTTGCTTACAAGCAGGTAAAAATGTGATTGAATTTGATCAATATCAAGATTATACGTACATAACCTTATTTCCCGTCCATCAAACAAAACTTACTATTAAAGGTTTACAATATGAGCAAAAAAATTTAATGTTATTACCATACTCAACAAGGGCTTATTCTAATTGTTTTGTACCATACAATGACGGAATAATAGAGTCTGATAAACTAATTTTAATAATATTTACAAAGTAA
- a CDS encoding serine/threonine protein kinase: MSDSLENRIIADRYKVIQELGKGGMATVLKAFDLATGSIVAIKILDAKFKEKETGQERFEVEKEAFAKLRENPNVIKLFDVIQSGDEWYIILECIEGGTLKDKFLSFGTMTLNEIKYYFGALCIAIDDAHKLGIVHRDIKPDNVLLTKSGEVKLGDFGISIMEGVSKEENKVVGTPRYMAPEVITKKKPTPQSDIYSLGIMLYEFATGVPPFLASKTNDLTISQVKEKPTPPTMINPTVPQSLENIILKMIEKEPQNRYLSAREVYDELMQVRLTDNVKPYNYHLTTSFEVKGKEARHKIGSHLDRLPLITKTKYFITIIAFLLLGLVGFLAAILLS, from the coding sequence ATGAGTGATTCTTTAGAAAACAGAATAATAGCAGACAGATATAAAGTCATTCAAGAATTAGGAAAGGGTGGAATGGCAACTGTTTTAAAAGCATTTGATTTGGCAACAGGATCAATTGTTGCTATAAAAATATTAGATGCAAAATTTAAAGAAAAAGAAACTGGGCAAGAAAGATTTGAAGTAGAAAAAGAAGCATTTGCAAAATTAAGAGAAAACCCAAATGTAATAAAACTATTTGATGTTATCCAATCTGGCGATGAGTGATACATAATCTTAGAATGTATTGAGGGTGGAACATTAAAAGACAAGTTTTTAAGTTTTGGAACTATGACTTTAAATGAAATTAAGTACTATTTTGGAGCATTATGTATAGCTATTGATGATGCACATAAATTAGGAATTGTTCACAGAGACATAAAACCAGATAATGTCCTATTAACAAAATCAGGAGAAGTTAAATTAGGAGACTTTGGTATATCTATTATGGAAGGTGTATCAAAAGAAGAAAACAAAGTTGTTGGAACACCTAGATACATGGCTCCAGAGGTAATTACAAAGAAAAAACCAACTCCACAAAGTGATATTTATTCATTAGGAATAATGCTTTATGAGTTTGCAACTGGTGTGCCACCATTTCTCGCTTCAAAAACAAATGATTTAACCATAAGTCAAGTTAAAGAAAAACCAACTCCGCCAACCATGATAAACCCAACAGTACCACAATCACTTGAAAATATTATTTTAAAAATGATTGAAAAAGAGCCACAAAATCGTTATTTGTCAGCTCGAGAAGTGTATGATGAATTGATGCAAGTTAGATTAACTGATAATGTAAAACCTTACAATTATCATCTAACAACATCATTTGAAGTAAAAGGTAAAGAAGCACGACATAAAATTGGTTCACACCTTGATAGACTGCCGCTAATAACAAAAACTAAGTACTTTATTACAATAATCGCGTTTTTATTACTTGGTTTAGTTGGATTTCTTGCTGCAATACTGCTTAGTTAA
- a CDS encoding PP2C family protein-serine/threonine phosphatase produces the protein MKFKYATLTDIGNYRKANQDYLDFAVNKSGEAFGIVCDGMGGHAHGEVASKMAVEKFVELFKEQNFDNMNQKQINRWLRNCVSEILNEMVEYSNEHLETKDMGTTLTAILFAKAGAFVINIGDSRTYKLSDNKLFQITQDQNLWNSTPEAERRDIQMSGQYERANDITFWKVLTSALGPQKTLRIDTYYIEVPQGIYMLTSDGVHDYIDEEIAASTLANSRMKLKDMAYNIIEDAKDNVSTDNLSILIIEAE, from the coding sequence ATGAAATTTAAATATGCAACACTTACAGATATAGGAAATTACCGAAAGGCTAATCAAGATTATTTAGACTTTGCTGTTAATAAATCAGGTGAAGCTTTTGGGATCGTTTGCGATGGTATGGGTGGTCATGCACATGGTGAAGTAGCTTCTAAAATGGCTGTTGAAAAATTTGTAGAACTATTTAAAGAACAAAATTTTGACAATATGAACCAAAAACAAATAAATAGATGACTAAGAAATTGTGTGAGTGAAATTCTAAATGAAATGGTTGAATATTCAAATGAACATTTAGAAACAAAAGATATGGGTACAACACTTACTGCAATTTTATTTGCTAAAGCTGGCGCTTTTGTTATTAATATCGGCGATTCAAGAACCTATAAATTATCTGATAATAAACTGTTTCAAATAACTCAAGATCAAAACTTATGAAACTCAACTCCCGAAGCCGAAAGAAGGGATATTCAAATGTCGGGTCAGTATGAAAGAGCAAATGACATAACTTTTTGAAAAGTTTTGACAAGTGCATTAGGTCCTCAAAAAACTTTAAGAATAGACACATATTATATAGAAGTTCCTCAAGGGATTTATATGTTAACAAGTGATGGTGTACACGATTACATTGATGAAGAGATTGCGGCATCTACTTTAGCTAATTCAAGAATGAAATTAAAAGATATGGCATATAATATAATAGAAGATGCCAAAGATAATGTTTCAACAGATAATTTATCTATTTTAATTATTGAAGCAGAGTAA
- a CDS encoding ABC transporter permease → MLLFKNGIKQLLKDWWQFLIYLSLISIAVLFTSAFGIVSTNLVKNNNSLTKNFNGYDYTYKFTSSAYNSNDTQTVSPFFAFSNDYLTSWKWSDSTKTDKVELKNNFPTLTIGGDDSVLLPFEFNSKIDSTTKSSTYDSSVYWVNDVDGDIYKNMRLNFGFGDLEGYTKGNNASKPKYSYLPSAEESILNLTDDQKINDYVAKKRFGRFYRFNEKSSKFQNSLIGQLYKKNNNFKDELSTQQRKTALNIFDYMFYLNISSMTGAIKNFIINNAISKYSLEQLKEADTVKKINLFVNGDETTWSKPSKTEDEFIKNGFNGRIGNLLDPVSEGNSKDEETPSKYFFVDTKSLNRDPKKDSPTRSDKKLWDSNEIGSYGSYLLKNYESSYLYDTSTNTNNYFLNDGTILKSKNLFNSYYNLVSDLTNFDLRYTNEVVMWDTRGKYRYISSYYSYQDIENQTTSTRFNNEDLYTIYEYNNTSTTNSGKNNDLLTKQTFMTTYGYYSSNNLSLGSEYQIVPGVGEDFKLRLDAVGVDALNIYPTIYDEDVLTNQDTDAIFYLNTEMFRTLFNASSSGQSYIENTKFQDVSKVYMKYRGNSGDINSDKSLYQLFAADNILGLKEASQKINDYAQNGWVDTAFDYSKVSRLAPLSFDDTAVFNMRSTFFGQASGMFLTLSLSFCIVLLSVILFITYNITKKFLNAQKSQIGNLKALGVSSSRIIISFIIFLSLPIILMVPIGWGLSIALQKPLLNIFGIYFNIENSVIFDYKFLAIEWIVFAVLAIGLIWMIAYRMVRKNALSLMQPSSSNKPNIFITKLFNKFTPKKFTSRIRASLITLSIRDLFTFAFVITISTIILMFSATVPNSLSSMSKKYFNAINYNNDYTYSNIVSNNPFTKYNWRQSDGDQAKFNDANSLFSSYKKTSDGKYLSLLDANGWESYRDYNNFFETIITQHALGLNGYLLSTGILDKVIDASNKLYENGNKSVETKVKQLTCSVLPQLFNQPAIEDTTGSNAKQIVEGCIKSITNNTIPSVIKQRWEDDNNKFLNFSFAFNTISYDNSKDEIYTNVNAYDDGNHALKIYGLNEKSAVKNINLEHRDDLYKNYNDDESSVDVLINEATRLKGYKVGDKINLNFSTQELNYIDANGNYDTLSNNFDWYYQGKEINLNEVDLGHFAYYSQNNNQKLYYIENNEYKEFGDLSKVALKVKESSKINSELLNKTNNEYESLFGKKMDGDMIYPFEIRTWNNEENRYNDVGIMDLASGTNSWWNMALENGLLASTSKTKTIVGNIVDVEHVYDSPKVYMDQRKLNKALGYQNYDSLLNNSNVNIWSNAKMSREDEPSDRYDRSIFKFMQANNTTTNASKYMSDAVGYTDYINLKKDAMSNLLKSVISIAIVFISISMVVGIIIIYVITDIFIGKYKSFMNYMRILGYTLREINSIVLWIFLPITFIFAALAIGLTAGIMFGVVPSLLLTIEIAIPFVIDWYVYLAIFGVAVAIFIIAYLIILRSLFKTNLAAFTGTTSQ, encoded by the coding sequence ATGCTTTTATTTAAAAATGGAATTAAACAGCTCCTTAAAGATTGGTGACAATTTTTAATTTATTTAAGTTTAATAAGTATAGCTGTTTTGTTTACTTCAGCTTTTGGAATTGTTTCAACCAATTTAGTTAAAAATAATAATAGCTTAACCAAAAATTTTAATGGTTATGATTATACATACAAATTTACATCAAGTGCATATAACTCAAACGATACACAAACAGTGTCACCGTTTTTTGCATTTAGTAATGACTATTTAACAAGTTGAAAATGATCTGACAGCACAAAAACAGATAAAGTAGAATTAAAAAATAATTTTCCCACACTAACAATTGGGGGAGACGACTCAGTTTTATTACCTTTTGAATTTAATTCAAAAATAGATTCAACTACAAAATCTTCTACATATGATTCATCAGTTTATTGAGTTAATGATGTAGATGGTGATATTTACAAAAATATGAGATTAAACTTTGGATTTGGAGATTTAGAAGGTTATACTAAGGGAAATAATGCTTCTAAACCAAAATATAGTTACTTACCTTCTGCAGAAGAAAGCATTTTAAATTTAACAGATGATCAAAAAATAAATGACTACGTTGCTAAAAAAAGATTTGGTAGATTTTATCGCTTTAATGAAAAATCAAGTAAGTTTCAAAATTCTTTAATTGGTCAATTATACAAAAAAAATAATAATTTTAAAGACGAACTTTCAACTCAACAAAGAAAAACAGCTTTGAATATTTTTGATTACATGTTTTACTTGAATATTTCTTCTATGACAGGTGCAATCAAGAACTTTATAATTAATAATGCTATATCAAAATACAGTTTAGAACAATTAAAAGAAGCAGATACAGTTAAGAAAATTAACTTATTTGTTAATGGAGATGAAACCACTTGATCAAAACCATCTAAAACAGAAGATGAGTTTATTAAAAATGGTTTTAATGGTAGAATCGGAAATTTATTAGACCCTGTTTCTGAAGGCAATTCAAAGGATGAAGAAACCCCATCTAAGTACTTTTTTGTAGATACAAAATCTTTAAATAGAGATCCTAAAAAGGATAGTCCAACAAGAAGTGATAAAAAATTATGAGATAGCAATGAAATAGGTAGCTATGGTAGTTATTTATTAAAAAATTATGAGTCAAGTTACCTATATGACACTTCAACTAACACAAATAACTATTTTTTAAATGATGGAACAATATTGAAATCAAAAAATTTATTTAATTCATACTATAATTTAGTTTCAGACTTAACTAATTTTGATTTGAGATACACTAATGAAGTAGTTATGTGAGATACAAGGGGAAAATATAGATATATATCTTCATATTATTCATATCAAGATATTGAAAATCAAACTACTTCAACAAGATTTAATAACGAAGATCTATATACCATTTATGAATACAACAATACAAGCACTACTAATAGTGGGAAAAACAACGATTTACTAACTAAACAAACATTTATGACAACTTATGGTTATTATTCAAGTAATAATTTGTCGCTTGGTTCAGAATATCAAATAGTTCCAGGAGTAGGAGAAGACTTTAAGCTTAGATTAGATGCGGTTGGGGTTGATGCTTTAAACATTTATCCAACAATTTATGATGAGGATGTCTTAACAAATCAAGATACTGATGCTATTTTCTATTTAAACACAGAAATGTTTAGAACATTGTTTAATGCAAGTTCATCTGGACAAAGTTATATTGAAAATACTAAATTTCAAGATGTATCAAAGGTATATATGAAATATAGAGGTAATTCGGGAGATATAAATTCTGATAAATCTTTATATCAATTATTTGCTGCTGATAACATTTTGGGTTTAAAAGAAGCTTCACAAAAAATAAATGATTATGCACAAAATGGCTGAGTTGATACAGCATTTGATTATAGTAAAGTTTCAAGATTGGCACCATTATCATTTGACGATACAGCGGTGTTCAACATGAGAAGTACATTTTTTGGTCAAGCTTCAGGTATGTTTTTAACGCTATCACTTTCATTTTGTATTGTTTTGTTATCTGTAATTTTATTTATTACATATAACATAACTAAAAAGTTTTTGAATGCACAAAAAAGTCAAATTGGTAACTTAAAAGCTTTAGGGGTAAGTAGCTCAAGAATAATTATTAGTTTTATTATATTTTTAAGTTTACCAATAATTTTAATGGTACCTATTGGTTGAGGACTAAGTATCGCCCTCCAAAAACCGCTCTTGAATATTTTTGGAATTTATTTCAACATTGAGAATAGTGTAATCTTTGACTATAAATTCTTAGCAATTGAATGAATAGTTTTTGCGGTTCTTGCAATAGGTTTGATTTGAATGATTGCTTACAGAATGGTTAGAAAAAATGCTTTATCATTAATGCAACCAAGTAGTTCTAACAAACCAAATATTTTTATTACAAAACTATTTAATAAATTTACACCTAAAAAGTTCACAAGTAGAATTAGAGCTTCTTTGATAACACTGTCTATTAGAGATTTATTTACTTTTGCATTTGTAATAACAATCAGTACAATAATTTTAATGTTTTCTGCAACAGTGCCAAATTCACTTTCATCGATGTCAAAAAAATACTTTAATGCAATTAATTACAACAATGACTACACATATTCAAATATAGTTTCAAATAACCCATTTACTAAATATAATTGAAGGCAAAGTGATGGTGATCAAGCTAAGTTTAATGATGCAAATTCATTATTTTCTTCTTACAAAAAAACAAGCGATGGTAAATATTTAAGTTTATTAGATGCTAACGGTTGAGAAAGTTATCGTGATTACAATAACTTCTTTGAAACAATAATCACTCAACACGCTCTTGGTTTAAATGGTTATTTATTATCAACTGGAATTTTAGATAAAGTTATTGATGCTTCTAACAAACTATATGAAAATGGTAATAAAAGTGTTGAAACAAAAGTTAAACAATTAACTTGCTCAGTTTTACCTCAATTATTTAATCAACCTGCAATTGAAGATACAACTGGTTCTAATGCAAAACAAATTGTGGAAGGATGTATTAAGTCAATTACAAACAACACAATTCCTTCTGTAATAAAACAAAGATGAGAAGATGATAATAATAAATTTTTAAACTTTAGTTTTGCATTTAACACAATATCATATGACAATAGCAAAGATGAAATTTATACAAATGTAAATGCATATGATGATGGAAACCATGCTCTAAAAATCTATGGGTTAAATGAAAAATCAGCTGTAAAAAATATTAATTTAGAACACAGAGATGATTTATATAAAAATTATAATGATGATGAATCAAGTGTAGATGTTTTAATAAATGAAGCCACAAGATTGAAAGGTTATAAAGTCGGAGATAAGATTAATTTAAATTTCTCAACTCAGGAGCTAAATTACATTGATGCAAACGGGAATTATGACACATTATCAAATAACTTTGATTGATATTATCAAGGAAAAGAAATAAATTTAAATGAAGTTGATTTAGGTCATTTTGCTTATTATTCACAAAATAACAATCAAAAATTATATTATATTGAAAACAACGAATATAAAGAATTTGGAGATCTATCAAAAGTTGCTTTAAAAGTTAAAGAATCTTCAAAAATAAATAGTGAGCTTTTAAATAAAACTAATAATGAATATGAATCACTATTTGGTAAAAAAATGGATGGAGATATGATTTATCCATTTGAAATTAGAACTTGAAATAATGAGGAAAATAGATATAACGATGTAGGAATAATGGATTTAGCAAGCGGAACAAATAGCTGATGAAATATGGCACTAGAAAATGGTCTTCTTGCTTCTACATCAAAAACTAAAACAATAGTTGGAAATATTGTTGATGTTGAACATGTCTATGATAGTCCTAAAGTTTATATGGATCAAAGAAAACTAAATAAAGCACTTGGTTATCAAAACTATGATTCATTGCTCAATAATTCTAACGTTAATATTTGAAGTAATGCAAAAATGAGTAGGGAAGATGAACCATCAGACAGATATGATAGATCAATTTTCAAATTTATGCAAGCAAATAATACCACTACAAATGCATCTAAATATATGAGTGATGCAGTTGGATATACAGATTATATAAACTTGAAAAAAGATGCAATGTCAAACTTGTTAAAATCAGTAATAAGTATTGCAATTGTATTTATCTCTATATCAATGGTTGTTGGAATTATTATAATTTATGTAATTACTGATATCTTTATAGGTAAATATAAATCATTTATGAACTATATGCGTATTTTGGGATACACATTAAGAGAAATAAATTCAATTGTTTTATGGATTTTCTTACCAATAACATTTATTTTTGCAGCATTAGCAATAGGGTTGACAGCAGGAATAATGTTTGGTGTTGTACCATCCTTACTTCTAACAATTGAAATCGCAATTCCTTTTGTAATTGATTGATATGTTTATCTTGCGATATTTGGAGTTGCTGTAGCTATCTTCATAATTGCTTATTTAATAATTTTGAGATCACTGTTTAAAACAAATTTAGCTGCATTTACAGGAACAACTTCACAATAG
- the rpe gene encoding ribulose-phosphate 3-epimerase, translating to MSQFIVAPSILTANFLKLSHELDRLKKAGINWIHYDVMDYNFVPNLSFGPSILKNITDNYDFKIDVHLMVKINNSTIVDYLKPFLQKNVFQITMHYESIENKDVQNFISFCKSNNIKASMAISPDTTVEQIENHLSQLDNVLVMSVYPGFGGQKFIEKSIKKIEKLKRHREENNWAYTIEVDGGINQDTYHLVQKAGIDMIVAGSYLVSDIDEVELRKRVMNLEN from the coding sequence ATGAGCCAATTTATAGTAGCACCAAGTATATTAACTGCAAATTTTTTAAAACTTTCACATGAATTAGATAGATTAAAAAAAGCTGGGATCAATTGAATCCATTATGATGTTATGGATTATAATTTTGTTCCAAACCTAAGTTTTGGACCATCAATTTTAAAAAATATAACAGATAATTACGATTTTAAAATTGATGTACATTTGATGGTCAAAATAAATAATTCAACCATAGTAGACTATTTAAAGCCTTTTTTGCAAAAAAACGTTTTCCAAATAACTATGCATTATGAATCAATCGAAAATAAAGATGTGCAAAATTTTATTAGTTTTTGTAAATCAAATAATATCAAAGCTTCAATGGCTATAAGTCCTGATACAACTGTGGAACAAATTGAAAACCATTTATCACAATTAGACAATGTTTTAGTGATGAGTGTTTACCCTGGTTTTGGGGGTCAAAAGTTTATTGAAAAGTCTATTAAAAAAATCGAGAAACTTAAAAGACATCGTGAGGAAAATAATTGGGCATATACAATTGAGGTTGATGGGGGAATTAATCAAGATACATACCATTTAGTCCAAAAGGCTGGCATTGATATGATAGTTGCTGGTAGTTATTTGGTAAGCGATATTGATGAAGTTGAATTAAGAAAGAGAGTGATGAATCTTGAAAACTAA
- the rlmN gene encoding 23S rRNA (adenine(2503)-C(2))-methyltransferase RlmN produces MEKNSIFSYTIEELQNILLENNFNKFSASQIFDWIYIKLETDFNNMTNLSKELRQFLTENFSINLLKDLVTEESKDGTIKILFMLDDKRTIETVLMPQKYGQSVCVTTQVGCRMACKFCASGLIKTERNLSTDEIVRQIFSMNVYLRKKYGDDLDNPRARVSHIVVMGIGEPFDNFQNVMNFIDIINCAKGFQIGARHITISTCGVVPKIREFADLKTQINLAISLHASNDEVRNQMMPINKAFPIAVLLEAVRYYISVTNRRVTFEYILIDNVNDKPEHANELARLIRGINGYVNLIPYNEVEENEYRKSTRVDEFFKILKKQGINAIVRKEFGSDIDAACGQLRAKREGVIKNEI; encoded by the coding sequence ATGGAAAAAAATAGTATTTTTAGTTACACTATTGAAGAATTACAAAATATTTTACTTGAAAATAATTTTAATAAATTTTCAGCGTCACAAATTTTTGATTGAATTTACATAAAATTGGAAACAGATTTTAATAACATGACAAATCTAAGCAAAGAACTAAGACAGTTTCTTACAGAAAACTTTAGTATCAATCTTTTAAAAGATCTTGTTACCGAGGAATCAAAAGATGGAACTATAAAAATCTTGTTTATGCTGGATGATAAAAGAACTATTGAAACTGTATTGATGCCACAAAAGTATGGACAGTCTGTTTGTGTAACAACACAAGTTGGCTGTAGGATGGCCTGTAAGTTTTGTGCATCAGGTTTAATAAAAACAGAAAGAAATTTGTCAACAGATGAAATTGTTAGACAAATCTTTTCTATGAATGTTTATTTGAGAAAAAAATATGGTGATGACTTAGACAATCCAAGAGCTAGAGTAAGTCACATCGTTGTTATGGGTATTGGTGAACCTTTTGATAATTTCCAAAATGTTATGAATTTTATAGATATTATTAATTGTGCTAAAGGATTTCAAATTGGGGCAAGACACATTACAATTTCAACTTGCGGTGTTGTACCAAAAATTAGAGAGTTTGCAGATTTAAAAACTCAAATAAACTTAGCTATTTCTTTACATGCATCAAACGATGAGGTGAGAAATCAAATGATGCCAATAAATAAAGCATTTCCAATTGCTGTATTATTGGAGGCTGTTAGATATTACATTTCTGTTACAAACAGAAGAGTAACATTTGAGTATATTTTGATAGATAATGTCAATGATAAACCTGAACACGCTAATGAATTGGCAAGATTAATTCGCGGAATAAATGGTTATGTCAATCTAATACCATATAATGAAGTTGAAGAAAATGAATATCGAAAATCAACAAGAGTTGACGAGTTTTTCAAAATTTTAAAAAAACAAGGTATTAATGCTATAGTTAGAAAAGAATTTGGTTCGGATATAGATGCTGCTTGTGGTCAGTTAAGAGCAAAAAGAGAAGGTGTAATTAAAAATGAAATTTAA